A DNA window from Brassica napus cultivar Da-Ae chromosome C1, Da-Ae, whole genome shotgun sequence contains the following coding sequences:
- the LOC106426838 gene encoding heat shock 70 kDa protein 9, mitochondrial: MTCSPRIFLSYISLKPYAQPYIHISDLKPFLQAKKMASVAILRAFRRREVQTASVSAFRSIASNGKTNLIGKLGHLARPFCSRPIGNDVIGIDLGTTNSCVAVMEGKTPRVIENAEGTRTTPSVFAINQKGELLVGTPAKRQGVTNPTGTISGSKRLIGRGYGDPQTQKEMKMVPYKIVKAPNGDAWVEANGQKFSPSQIGANILTKMKETAESYLGKTITKAVVTVPAYFNDAQRQATKDAGKIAGLDVQRIINEPTAAALSYGMNNKEGVIAVFDLGGGTFDVSILEISSGVFEVKATNGDTFLGGEDFDNTLLEYLVSEFRRSDNIDLTKDKLALQRLREAAEKAKIELSSTSQTEINLPFITADASGAKHLNITLTRSKFEGLVGQLIERTRSPCQNCLKDAGVSIKEIDEVLLVGGMTRVPKVQDIVSEIFGKSPCKGVNPDEAVAMGAAIQGGILRGDVKELLLLDVTPLSLGIETLGGIFTRLINRNTTIPTKKSQVFSTAADNQMQVGIKVLQGEREMAADNKSLGEFDLVGIPPAPRGMPQIEVTFDIDANGIVTVSAKDKATNKEQQITIRSSGGLSDDEINRMVKEAELNSHKDQERKQLIDLRNTADTTIYSVEKSLSEYREKIPAEIASEIETAVSDLRTAMAGEEIEDIKAKLEAANKAVSKIGEHMSKGSGSSGTSGGEGEGSSGTEQTPEAEFEEASGSKK, from the exons ATGACTTGTAGCCCACGAATATTTTTGTCCTATATATCACTTAAACCCTACGCGCAGCCATACATTCACATCTCCGACCTTAAACCCTTCCTCCAAGCTAAAAAAATGGCCTCCGTCGCGATTCTACGCGCTTTCCGTCGCCGCGAAGTCCAAACGGCGTCAGTCTCCGCGTTTAGATCc ATTGCTTCAAATGGGAAGACGAATTTGATTGGGAAGTTAGGTCACTTGGCGAGGCCTTTCTG CTCGAGGCCTATTGGGAATGATGTTATCGGTATTGATTTGGGAACCACCAATTCTTGTGTAGCAGTGATGGAAGGAAAG ACACCTAGGGTTATTGAGAACGCAGAAGGAACAAGAACCACACCATCAGTGTTTGCTATTAACCAAAAGGGTGAGCTTCTCGTCGGAACACCAGCTAAACGTCAGGGTGTTACCAACCCAACAGGCACGATTTCCGGGAGCAAGCGTTTGATCGGGAGAGGTTATGGTGATCCCCAGACGCAGAAGGAGATGAAGATGGTTCCTTACAAGATTGTCAAGGCGCCGAACGGTGACGCTTGGGTTGAAGCCAACGGGCAGAAGTTTTCTCCCAGCCAGATTGGAGCTAACATCCTCACCAAAATGAAGGAGACCGCTGAGTCTTACCTCGGGAAGACCATCACCAAGGCTGTTGTTACTGTCCCTGCTTACTTCAACGATGCGCAGAGGCAAGCGACAAAGGATGCTGGGAAAATCGCGGGTCTTGATGTCCAGAGAATCATCAACGAGCCGACGGCTGCTGCGTTGTCGTATGGGATGAACAACAAGGAGGGTGTGATTGCTGTCTTCGATCTTGGAGGTGGAACTTTTGATGTTTCTATCCTTGAAATCTCAAGCGGTGTTTTTGAGGTGAAAGCGACAAATGGAGATACCTTTTTGGGAGGAGAAGACTTCGACAACACTTTGTTGGAGTATTTGGTTTCTGAGTTCAGGAGATCAGACAACATTGATCTGACCAAGGACAAGCTCGCCCTCCAGAGGCTGAGAGAAGCTGCAGAGAAGGCCAAGATCGAGCTTTCTTCCACGTCTCAGACCGAGATCAACCTGCCTTTCATCACCGCTGATGCTTCTGGAGCGAAGCACTTGAACATAACCTTGACTAGGTCCAAGTTTGAAGGTTTGGTGGGCCAGTTGATTGAGAGGACAAGAAGCCCGTGCCAGAACTGTCTGAAGGATGCTGGAGTCTCGATTAAGGAAATCGACGAGGTTCTTCTTGTTGGTGGAATGACACGTGTTCCCAAAGTGCAAGATATAGTCTCTGAGATCTTTGGAAAGAGCCCTTGCAAAGGTGTTAACCCCGATGAAGCGGTTGCCATGGGAGCTGCTATTCAAGGTGGTATCCTCCGTGGTGATGTCAAAGAGTTGCTTCTTTTGGATGTGACTCCTCTCTCACTAGGTATCGAAACACTTGGAGGTATCTTCACTAGGTTGATCAACCGAAACACCACCATCCCCACCAAGAAGTCTCAG GTTTTCTCCACAGCTGCAGACAACCAAATGCAAGTGGGAATCAAAGTTCTTCAGGGAGAGCGTGAGATGGCAGCTGACAACAAAAGTCTAGGAGAATTCGATCTCGTTGGGATCCCACCTGCGCCTAGAGGAATGCCACAGATCGAAGTTACGTTTGACATTGATGCAAACGGTATCGTGACTGTCTCAGCCAAAGACAAAGCAACGAATAAAGAGCAACAGATCACAATCAGATCTTCAGGCGGTCTCTCAGACGATGAGATCAACAGAATGGTGAAAGAAGCTGAGCTCAACTCGCACAAGGATCAAGAGAGGAAGCAACTTATCGACCTTAGGAACACAGCTGATACCACGATCTACAGTGTTGAGAAGAGCTTGAGTGAGTACAGAGAGAAGATTCCTGCCGAGATTGCCTCTGAGATCGAAACTGCAGTGTCTGACCTCAGGACAGCAATGGCTGGTGAAGAAATCGAGGACATAAAGGCTAAGCTTGAAGCTGCAAACAAGGCAGTGTCGAAGATTGGAGAACACATGTCCAAGGGATCCGGTTCGTCTGGAACCTCTGGTGGCGAAGGTGAAGGTTCAAGCGGGACTGAGCAGACACCTGAAGCTGAATTCGAAGAGGCGAGCGGTTCAAAGAAGTGA
- the LOC106426840 gene encoding protein RMD5 homolog, whose protein sequence is MELKSIKDAFDRVANKHKLSYTKTHEIVQMLSQELDKALSLMQDTQLDHKSILVDAKKLFTEKSPAAQLESAEKELNVALTKYPKVLEKQLNPEISKAYRTNAEFDTHIVNQIIANFFYRQGMFEIGDCFVAETGESECTTRQSFVEMYEILEAMERRDLEPALTWAGANSERLKQARSDLEMKLHSLQFLKISQGQNSQEALSYARKHFAVYADSCLYEIQKLVCSLLWDKNLEQSPYSEFLSPVLWDNAVREMTRQYCNLLGESSESPLSVTVTAGTQALPVLLKYINVMANKKLDWQSVEQLPVAVELPEEFQFHSVFVCPVSKEQSSEDNPPMMMSCGHVLCKQTITRMSKNGAKTSFKCPYCPTDIDSTRCKQLYF, encoded by the coding sequence ATGGAGTTAAAGAGCATCAAGGACGCGTTCGATCGCGTTGCGAACAAGCACAAGCTCTCGTACACCAAAACGCACGAGATCGTTCAGATGCTTTCTCAAGAACTCGACAAGGCGTTGAGCTTGATGCAGGATACTCAGCTTGATCACAAATCTATCCTCGTCGACGCCAAGAAACTCTTCACGGAGAAGTCTCCAGCCGCTCAGCTCGAATCCGCTGAGAAAGAACTCAACGTGGCTCTCACCAAGTACCCCAAAGTCCTCGAGAAGCAGCTCAACCCCGAGATATCGAAGGCTTACAGAACCAATGCGGAGTTCGATACTCATATCGTGAACCAGATCATCGCTAACTTCTTCTACCGTCAGGGGATGTTTGAGATCGGTGACTGTTTCGTTGCCGAGACTGGCGAATCTGAGTGTACTACGAGGCAGTCTTTCGTGGAGATGTATGAGATACTGGAGGCTATGGAGAGGAGAGATCTTGAACCGGCTCTTACTTGGGCAGGGGCTAACTCTGAAAGGCTGAAGCAAGCGAGGTCTGATCTGGAGATGAAGCTTCACAGCTTACAGTTTTTGAAGATATCTCAAGGGCAAAACTCGCAAGAGGCTCTCAGCTACGCGAGAAAGCATTTCGCCGTGTACGCAGATAGCTGTCTTTATGAAATCCAGAAGCTCGTTTGCTCTCTCTTGTGGGACAAGAACCTCGAACAGTCGCCGTACTCGGAGTTTCTCTCTCCCGTTCTGTGGGACAACGCGGTGAGAGAGATGACAAGGCAGTACTGCAACCTACTCGGCGAATCATCTGAGAGTCCGTTGAGTGTAACGGTAACGGCTGGTACGCAAGCTTTGCCTGTGCTGTTGAAATACATTAACGTGATGGCGAACAAGAAGCTCGACTGGCAGAGTGTGGAGCAGCTTCCTGTGGCCGTGGAGCTGCCCGAGGAGTTTCAGTTTCATTCGGTGTTTGTCTGCCCCGTCTCCAAGGAACAGTCGAGCGAGGATAATCCTCCGATGATGATGTCTTGTGGCCACGTGCTTTGCAAGCAGACTATCACCAGAATGTCGAAGAATGGCGCTAAGACTTCTTTCAAGTGTCCTTATTGTCCTACCGATATAGACTCGACAAGGTGCAAGCAGTTATACTTCTGA
- the LOC106426853 gene encoding phosphoenolpyruvate carboxykinase (ATP) 1-like — translation MSAGNGNPNGDGGFSFPKGPAMPKITTGAKRGSEICHDDSGPTVKATTIDELHSLQKKRSAPTTPINQSGAAAFSAVSEEERQKIQLQSISASLASLTRESGPKVVRGDPAEKKADGSTTPAYAHGQHHSIFSPDLGAVSDSSLKFTHVLYNLSPAELYEQAIKYEKGSFITSNGALATLSGAKTGRAPRDKRVVRDATTEGELWWGKGSPNIEMDEHTFMVNRERAVDYLNSLEKVFVNDQFLNWDPENRIKVRIVSARAYHSLFMHNMCIRPTPEELESFGTPDFTIYNAGQFPCNRYTHYMTSSTSVDLNLSRREMVILGTQYAGEMKKGLFSVMHYLMPKRRILSLHSGCNMGKEGDVALFFGLSGTGKTTLSTDHNRYLIGDDEHCWTETGVSNIEGGCYAKCVDLSREKEPDIWNAIKFGTVLENVVFDEHTREVDYSDKSVTENTRAAYPIEFIPNAKIPCVGPHPKNVILLACDAFGVLPPVSKLNLAQTMYHFISGYTALVAGTEDGIKEPTATFSACFGAAFIMLHPTKYAAMLAEKMKTQGATGWLVNTGWSGGSYGVGNRIKLAYTRKIIDAIHSGSLLKANYKKTEIFGFEIPTEIEGIPSEILDPINSWSDKNAHKETLLKLGGLFKKNFETFASHKIGVDGKLTEEILAAGPIF, via the exons ATGTCGGCAGGTAACGGAAATCCTAACGGTGACGGAGGCTTCAGCTTCCCGAAAGGACCAGCGATGCCGAAGATAACGACGGGAGCTAAGAGGGGTAGCGAAATATGCCACGATGACAGTGGTCCGACGGTGAAGGCGACGACGATCGATGAGCTCCACTCGTTACAGAAGAAGCGTTCTGCTCCCACCACACCTATTAACCAGAGCGGCGCCGCCGCTTTCTCCGCCGTCTCGGAGGAGGAGCGCCAGAAGATTCAACTCCAGTCTATCAG TGCATCGTTAGCGTCGTTGACGAGAGAGTCTGGACCCAAAGTGGTGAGAGGAGATCCGGCGGAGAAGAAGGCCGACGGTTCCACTACTCCGGCCTACGCACACGGCCAGCATCACTCCATATTCTCTCCGGATCTAGGAGCCGTGAGTGACAGCTCATTGAAATTCACCCACGTCCTCTACAACCTCTCCCCTGCAGAGCTCTACGAGCAAGCTATCAAGTACGAGAAAGGCTCGTTCATCACTTCTAATGGAGCTTTGGCGACGCTTTCGGGGGCCAAGACTGGTCGTGCTCCGAGGGATAAGCGTGTCGTTAGAGATGCCACGACAGAGGGCGAGCTTTGGTGGGGAAA GGGTTCGCCTAATATCGAGATGGATGAACACACCTTCATGGTGAACAGAGAAAGAGCCGTTGATTACTTGAACTCCTTGGAAAAG GTCTTTGTCAACGATCAGTTCTTGAACTGGGATCCAGAGAACAGAATCAAAGTCAGAATCGTCTCAGCTAGAGCTTACCACTCACTCTTTATGCACAACAT GTGTATCCGACCAACTCCTGAGGAGCTTGAGAGCTTCGGTACTCCAGACTTCACTATATACAACGCTGGGCAGTTTCCGTGTAACCGTTACACTCACTACATGACTTCCTCCACTAGCGTAGACTTGAATCTCAGTAGGAGGGAGATGGTTATACTGGGAACTCAGTATGCTGGTGAGATGAAGAAGGGTCTCTTCAGTGTGATGCATTACCTTATGCCTAAGCGTCGGATCCTCTCCCTTCACTCTGGTTGCAATATGGGGAAAGAGGGAGATGTTGCTCTCTTCTTTGGACTCTCAG ggACTGGGAAGACAACGCTGTCTACTGATCACAATAGGTACCTGATTGGAGATGATGAGCATTGTTGGACTGAGACTGGTGTCTCGAACATTGAGGGTGGATGCTATGCCAAGTGCGTTGATCTTTCGAGGGAGAAGGAGCCTGATATCTGGAACGCTATCAAGTTTGGAACAG TTTTGGAAAATGTTGTGTTTGATGAGCACACTAGAGAAGTGGATTATTCTGATAAATCCGTTACAG AGAACACGCGTGCCGCCTACCCGATTGAGTTCATTCCAAATGCGAAAATACCTTGCGTTGGTCCACACCCTAAAAACGTGATACTTCTGGCTTGTGATGCCTTTGGTGTTCTCCCGCCTGTGAGCAAGCTGAACCTGGCGCAGACCATGTACCACTTCATTAGTGGTTACACTGCTCTGGTTGCTGGAACAGAGGACGGTATCAAGGAGCCAACAGCAACATTCTCAGCTTGTTTTGGTGCAGCTTTCATAATGCTGCATCCTACCAAGTACGCAGCTATGTTAGCCGAGAAGATGAAGACGCAAGGTGCTACTGGATGGCTCGTTAACACTGGCTGGTCTGGTGGCAGCTACGGtgttggaaacaggatcaagctggCGTATACTAGGAAGATCATCGATGCAATCCATTCAGGTAGCTTGTTGAAGGCGAACTACAAGAAGACGGAGATCTTTGGGTTTGAAATCCCAACTGAGATCGAAGGGATACCTTCAGAGATCTTGGATCCAATCAACTCG TGGTCTGATAAGAACGCACACAAGGAGACTCTGTTGAAGCTGGGAGGTTTGTTCAAGAAGAACTTTGAGACGTTCGCTAGCCACAAGATTGGTGTGGATGGTAAGCTCACGGAGGAGATTCTCGCTGCTGGTCCTATCTTTTAA